The Pogona vitticeps strain Pit_001003342236 chromosome 7, PviZW2.1, whole genome shotgun sequence genome segment CTCACCTTTTGTGGGGAAGGAGAGCTTTTGATGTAGAACGGATTGTTCGCTTGCTCTTGCTTTCTGACTTCTCGGCGCTTTGAAGACACAAGGAAGAAATATATATTATTCATAAAGAAGAaatattattctctctctctctctctcttatgatGTTCTGAGTTTCACTTTTGGAACTTGTCCTGATGTTGCGCCAGACCACTTTTTATGCTCTTATTGTGTTAGAGGAAACCCACGACACGACCAAGCCATGGAAAGAGAGCTGCCCAAGATCCTGATTTTCAccagaccccaccccccaaattggGCCAGGAGGGCCCATCGTGTGCCCACCCCCCTTCCGAGGCGGCTCACCCTGGCCAGCTCCTCCTCATCCATTTCGGGCAGCCGGTGCCGGGGGGCCCTCTGTTCCTCATCGTGGAAGATCGTCCTGGGCTTCTCGTCTTCGGACTCGCTGTCTGATGGGGGCTCGTTGATCCAGGCATCGAGGTCCaagctgagaaagagagagagagaaacttcgTTTCAGGCTGGCTGTTAAAAGCACAGAGGGTGCTGTGCTGCTTATAATCGGCTCTTATTTGCATTACTATTAGGATGGTTGCTTGCCATCAGAGCTCTTCCGCTCTTATTTGCAGAAGGAAAAGTGAGCTTAAACTGAGCTGCATTAATGCATCAACACAGGTGTGTACCTCCTTGTCCTTTTAAAACAGCGTCGCCTCGCTCTCTTCCCTCCAACGGGCTGGGAGAGAGAACAGGGCCCCGGGCTGAGCGAACCACCGCTGCTGAGGCTGGGCGGAAACCCCTCTtacccttctggaacaggaactTTCTTCTGGGCTTTGGGGGCCACGGGGTTCAGCTCCCCGGCAAACAAGGCGCTGACTTCCTCAGCCACGGGGACCTCTTTGATCTGAAGCTTGAGGATGTATTTCATGAGCTGAAGGATGCAGGAAGCCTTCGGATcaaagaggagaggaaagctgCCATGAGGGACCTCCCCGGGGAGGCACAGAGACTAGCAACCTGCCACGCTTTGAGAGATTCCTGTCGGAGAGTATAAAAAGACTCCCACCTACCCTCTCCTGGACTTCGAGGTCAGCGCTTTGCACAAACTGAGGCAGGCGCTCGATCATCATCTGCGTGGCCTCCTGGGCCGCCTCCTTCTCCCCCGCCTGCTCCTTCTGCTGCAAGATGGAGGCGTACAGCTTCACCATGTTCTGGACATAAACCGCTTGGATGTGGCCCGGCAGCGTGGTGACTTTGGGTCGCAGCATGGCCTCCAGGGTCTGCTGGGGCTCATCCAGGTGCCTGGGAGGAAGAGAGCCGACTGAAAGAGGCAAGTGAAGGGGGAGAAAGCACCAGCCTGGGACGGAAGTTGGAAAAACCACAAGTACCACCTCTCTTTGGCTGGGCTGGGGGCTCCCTCCCGGGGCTGCTTTGGGGAGAAAGGGGCCCCACCTTGCTTCCTTGCATCTGTCCAGAAAATGGtctgcaaaaaaaaggggggggactgcCTCTTCTTGGAGGATCCAGGAATGGAGAATGATCTCTTaaactcatggcacagtggttaagctcctgtactgcagccaaaactgtgctcatgacctggggttcaatcccaggtagcagctcaaggttgactcagccttctatcccttcgaggtcggtaaaatgagtacccagtttgctggggggggcaatgtgtagcctgcataattgacttgtaaaccgcccagagagtgcatgAAGCTCTATGggtcggtatataagcagcacgctttgctttttgctcttaAACAGAAAACAACTCCCTCTGTGACAAAATATCCACTTTACAAAATAGGAAGGCTTCTCGCCCCCTTTCgttctccacctcctccccatttttatttCCTCGCTGCCACTCCCCACGCCAAAAGGACTAAAGGAAGTCGCTAACTCCGGGGCCAGGTTCAGCGTCAGGGTCTCAGGTCTCCTCCCCCAAGACTGGCCACCCCTCAGGGCTTACTCGGAGAACTCCCCGCAGATCCAGGCAGCGGCGTAGAGCACCTCGCAGATCCCGTTGCGCTGGGTGTTGCTGGCCAGCAGGTGGGCGTTGTCCAGCAGCATGGCCATCTGCGAGACGGCGAACCGGCGGATGGCCTTGACCCGGATGGCCACGTCTAGCATCTGGGAGGCAATGAGGTGGCCGTGGCGGGTGCCCTCCAGCCGGGTCAGCTCCACCAGGATGCTGATGTACCTGGGGTCAGAAGGTGTAAAGAGAAGCAGCGGGTGATCTTCCAAGATCAATGAGCCAAGGGGCAGGCAGAGGGAGGAGAGGGCCCGACGAGGCCGAGAGACACTGACCATTCAAAGTTGGTGATGTACTGGTAGTTCGACTGGCTGCAAATGTCGATGATCTTGGTCAGCAACTCATCCCGGTAGGTCGTCCCTTCGGCTTTGTCCACGTGGATCATCAGCTTCTTGACGATCTCCATCAAGTTCTTCTTGGAGACCTGTCGGGCGCACAGCCAGAAGGAAAAAGCGGCAGGGTTAGAGAGCGAGAGCACTTCAGCCATAGTGGGTTCCTCTGAAATAGGTGCCATAAGGCTGCCTGACACAAACCAGGGACAACCTCAGATTGGAGGACGGGGCGAGGAAGCTCTGTTGCGACGCaggcctccggggggggggggaagcagccagAGGCTCATCGCAGGGAGAATGGCATGGGGCTGGAAAGCATCTTTCACAGGCCgacttctctcttctccccagaAGTTTCTTGATTCCTCCTGCGCTGCTCTCTGCCGGCTGGTGGACCctggccttttcttttttttccttaggtaaGCTGCTACCGAtgccattctcccccccccccccggccaactCCTCCCTATTTTTGGAAGGCAAAGTGGGAATACAAGGAGCCAGCAGCCAGAGGGGGCTCCCGCAGGGACTCACCATTCCATAGAGGAGGTCCAAGGCTCGGAGGCGGATCGACTCGTCCTTGTCGTCCAGGCACTGCAGGATGAGATCCTTGTGGGACTGGACTGATTTCGGGTGAGTCTTCAGGATTTTGGACATGGCCAGCAGTCCTAAATACTTCACTgcggagaagaggaggaggaagggcgaGGAGAAGAACGACGAGGTCTAAGCGTGTGCACCCCTGCGGAGTGCACCGATCTAGAAGAGGGACACGGGGAGGGCAGCTCTCCAAATGggcttggactacaaaccccatcatccctcaccggCCGAGGCCACTGAGAATtttaggggaggggaggggaggggggaccaAGTCCCACCCACGGCATCCAGGAGACTGAAGCAGGCAAGCACACCCGCCCTTCAAGTGAGACGCAGACGTGGGATGTGTACAGGCCGCAGGGGGAGCACCCAGGACAAGCCTTTTCTAGACCCAAGCTGGCGATGGATCTCTGTGCCTCTGGCAGCTTCCCCTCCGCAGACAGGAAACGTGTCTGCTTTTAAACCGCATCTCCCCGAATCCTCGGAGGAAAACATGGCCACGGAGTCTCACACCAAGGCCACGGCTCCCCGACTTACGGTTCTGATCCGAGTCTTCTATCAGGATCCTCAGCTTCTGAACGCAGAGCTGCGGGGAGAAACGCACGCTGCTGATCCGCCTGGCTGGATGGGGAACAGAGCGCCACCGGACCCCTCTCCAGCAAAGCGTGCGCCTGCACGGTGAGCCTTGGGAGGCCAGTTGGAGgattctccctctcccccccccccgttctagACTCCAACCAAACAGAACCCAAACAAACTGGGGACCCCCCCAGGAGACAAGAGAAGGCCGTACCTGGATGCTGGCGCTGTGGTTAGGCATCCCCGAGGAGAGCGAGATCAGAACTGAAAAGGCAGAAGAAGGCAAAGGTTTGCAAGGCGCTGAGCAGGTCAAACGGAAGGACTCCGGAGCCGGCAGGTCCTTCTCTTACCTGCTATCACGGTGTTCACACACTCATAAAGAAGGGACATGGCGGATGTGCTGGAGAGGAAAGAGGCAACGGGGTTATGGGCGACGGGACCCAGGAATCACCCCCGAGCCGCTTCCAAATGGAGGCCGGCCCGGGCTATCCCCAAATCTCCACCTTTGCCAGGGCAGACAAAGAAATCCAatgttcttgcttttttaaaaaaaaatgactctGGTTTAAAATGAACAACAAGCCATCTCCACTGCACTTTGGCAGCTTGGTGAACTGAAACAGGAAAGCCATGATCCCTGCCTTCTTGAATCCCCCAAAACCTGCTTCTACAGATGAAGAAATTCAAGGGTTCGcccacaaaataataaataaataagcaaacccACGCTACCGCTAACATCCAACTGGGTTTAGGCCCTAAAGGATCTTAGCACCTCGATGATTAAGGGCAAGAACCTGTCTGGATTAGTGCTTGCGACCATCAAGCGCCAGGCTTTCTGGGTTTTGTAAACGGACACAGGGCGGCACCACAAACCACGTTGCAACACAGAGACAAGTCCACGCACAGTGTAACAGGTAGCACCCCAAATCTGCGGCCCACGCTGAGGGCCACAAAATGGTCTCAAGTCTCCCACTCTTGCTTCACAGCCTCGGGGGAGAGGGTGTCACGTGAAACCCGAACCGAGAGGTGTTACGGGTCAGGTCCGCAGGGAACCAGACGAAATTTCTCCGCGGCATCATCTAAGTCGACTAAAGGCAGGAGAAGCGCAGGGTGAGAGGGGCAGGAAGGAGGGTCGCGCAGGACGGGCGGGTAGGAAATATACATACTGTCCGTTTGGTTGCAACTCTCGGGAGCGGACTAATTTTTTATCTCTGACTGGGCTGCCATGAACTCTACCCTCTTTGGGGGATTGGAAGAGGGCGCGCTGGCTGtttgaggagaaaaaggaggattAAACTGGAACACCCTGCCTTTCCTCTGCTCCGCCCGCTCGACGAGCGAGGGAGGTCACTCGTCAGCCTCAGGAGACCCTACCGGGAATGGGCTTCCTTGAGGAAGGCCACCGAGCCCCTTTTGAAAGAAGCCAAGTACGAAATCAGGTGTGGATCTGACCCGGAGCTTCTCCTTGTTCCCTTGTTTAAAAACACTCGCCTGCCTGGGACCAGAGATGCTGAAACCGCAGGACCTCCCCCTGACCActtggaggagaggagaagcagGATTTCTGGAGAGGCATTTATAGCTTAGAgcgggagggggagaaaaacctCTCAAAAGATAATGAGCAATCTTACACTGATTTTCCTTCACCATGTTCTAATGGCCTTAATTGCACCACCCTAGCCACGCAATGCTGCCTCTATTATCTTCCGTTTTTCCCCCTTATCTCAACGCTCCCTATGAGCACAGTGTTCCTCACGCGTTgggaaaaccagaagaaaaacagagagaggtACGTTTACATATTTGCTTGAATTTACAAAGCTCTTCTTGGATTTGGCCTTAGTCACGAAATTTTAAATCTAATCCTAAATTGATGTCGGTGTGaaggtctctccccccctcccccgtttctCAAAAGGGAGGAGCAGCAGTTAAAGAAGTTTGAGAAATGATGTATAAAAGGATCAGAAAGAGGCCCCAATTCCACCGCAGACCTTGCTGGCAGAGAAGGAACAAGCCAGAAACAGCCAACATTGACTCATTTCCCCTCTGCTCTGGATTTTCATTTGGGTGGGGTTGACCCAGGCAAGCTccaaaaaataatagtaataatccaGAAGAAAAAGGCCATCCTTTAAGTTCTGGGTCCTGAACCACCGGGCAGGCTGAGCCCCACCTTACCTGTGGATGAGGTTGGTGAGGGGCTCAATGAGCTTCTTGCCCAGTCTGGGTTCCAGCGGAGTGAGAGCACCAAACTGCAGGAGAAGGACAGAGGCCGAGAGGGGCCGTTGAGCGGAGAGCAACCCTAAGAGAACCGTGTCTCTCCCTGGAAGACTTCAACGTTTCACAGTCAGTGTTTTCCTGCAAGCCCAGTTAAGACAGACTCTTGGACAGCAGGGGCCCCATTTCCATGCCACGGATGGAGGACGTGCGGGCCCCTTGCCGGCGCCTGGGGGGATACTTGCCAGTTTGATGATTTTGATGAGGACCCAGTTGTTGGTGGATGAGGTCATCAGCTTGAAAAAAAGCGGTGCCAGGGACAGGTAGTTTTTTGGGTTGCGCCGGGCCAGTTCGCAGATGACGTTGACGGCGGCAGACTGgacgcctgggggggggggggaaacgcagGCGGCGGATGAGGGAGATACAAAGACCAGAAGAAGTTAAAGGACTTGACTGAGGCTCTCGGAAGTCAGCCGAGGAGGCCCAGAAAGGACAGAGAAACATCACCCGCTAATTCATCCCTCTTCTCTCTGTTGTCTTAGTCTCCCTCTTGCCAGTCCTGAACCCCAGCCAGATGTGCCCTCGGTCTTTTAACGGCTGGAGCTCTACTCCCCCCACACTCCCATTTCCATCCAGGCCCTCAAGGTCCCAAGGGCCTCCTTGGATGCGCTCACCAGGATCTGGGTCTTCCAGTTTCTCCTTAAGGCGGGGGAAGGCAGGCCGGAGGGATTCAGGGTATTTCAAGAAGACTTTGTACATGATCAGCACTGCCTTCTTCCGGATGTAAGGCTTCGTGTGGGACATCTGGTGGCCGAAGTTGGGGAAGAGAAGtggcaagaggaaaaagaactGAGCAGCTATTTTTCACAGCCCAGGAGCAAGGTTTATTTTATACCAGCGCACTTCTCCTTGCTCCTAagaagagattgggggggggggaaatcccactCGACCACCCAGGCTCTCCTGCAGGGAGTGGCTGGCGCCCCCAGGAGGTTGGCTAGAAGAGGCGAAACCAGGCTGGCCTTGTGGGCCGGATGTCCCCCAGGAAGGACTCACCAGGGTCATGATGTCGTTGGCCAAATCTCTGGCCAGATCCGGCGTCACAAAACACGACAAACCCGTCAGCGCCACCCCGGTGTCGTACTGGTTGGGGCTGCTCAAGTCCTGGAAGATAGGAGGGGCAGAAGAGATGAGAACGGTCTTTTCAGTCAGGAAGGATGGTGTGGGCTCAGCCTGAAGCAAGCCCTCGGATGTCACCCCCTGCAGCACCCCATGGACCAGCTCTGCCGAAGAAGAGCGCCGGGGTGCGGGCACCCCATGGGAAACGCTCACCTTCCGAATCTGGTTGGTTGTCAGCATGATGACATCAGTCCCTTCATGAAAGCACTGAGAGGCGGCCAGATACCCGATCCGCTGTGTGAGGAAGGGAAAGAGTCACACACACTACCTCAGAGGTCAAACGCCGCCGGCTGTCAGTCAGGTACAGCTCAAGGCTGAGGCAGAAAGCTGATCCAAATGCTTCAGGAAGAATTTCAGACAGTctgttgtcgggggggggggggaggacaagcCCTTGAGAGCCAAAACTGTGCAAGGAATACTCAAGAGCAGCAGGCCAACCGAGGGTGgagggccacatccagcccatcCTTGCTTTGTCGTTTTACAGTCTCACCAGTCACCGTCCGAGAGTCGAATTCTGCTCCAGTTCTTAAAACAAACTCCCGGACTCTTCCGCTCTACACCTACACGtttttccccaccccatttcAGGACTGCCCTAAAAGCGGAAATACCCAAAGGCTTTCCAAGGACACCCACCCATTGCCGGCGGTCCAGCTTACTTTGAAGGTGAATTTGGAGGCGCTCATGACTTCGATGATGTTGAAAGCGGCCCAGCTGATGTCGTAGCCCAGCATCTGCAACTGTTGGGGGCAAAGGTGGGACAAAAGAGACCAAAGCCGAGGcataaaatctcaaaaataacGCCGGATCAAGGCAAGTTTGAGTTTATCTTCCCTTTATTATTAGCAGAAAAGGAGATTGCTTTACGTCGGAATAAGGAAATGTTACTGGATGGGAAGCATGTGATCACATCCACAAACCACCCCTGCTTCCCATTTTGGGGTGCCTCCATCCAGAGCAATAGGTCCCTTAGGGTTACAAAGGCAACTGCCACCCAGCAAGGGGAACACTTACGTAGGTGAGCTTGCAGACGGCATTGGCTTTCACAGCAATGTTATCCTGCTTCAGCTCCTGCTTGATCTCGTCGATGCACTGGGAGATGTACTTCGcctggagggggaagaggaggagaaggccaGGGGGGacgggaggagggaaagaaagaatgggtcTCAGCCAGATCCCACCGAGCCGGGGTTGCCCACACAGGTCAGATGGTGGAGGTGGGCCCTTCGCTCTCAGGATGGAAAGGTTTTGTGTGGCACAACACCTAAACACCCATATTCAGCATAATCAAAGCAAT includes the following:
- the AP3D1 gene encoding AP-3 complex subunit delta-1, whose amino-acid sequence is MALKMVKGSIDRMFDKNLQDLVRGIRNHKEDEAKYISQCIDEIKQELKQDNIAVKANAVCKLTYLQMLGYDISWAAFNIIEVMSASKFTFKRIGYLAASQCFHEGTDVIMLTTNQIRKDLSSPNQYDTGVALTGLSCFVTPDLARDLANDIMTLMSHTKPYIRKKAVLIMYKVFLKYPESLRPAFPRLKEKLEDPDPGVQSAAVNVICELARRNPKNYLSLAPLFFKLMTSSTNNWVLIKIIKLFGALTPLEPRLGKKLIEPLTNLIHSTSAMSLLYECVNTVIAVLISLSSGMPNHSASIQLCVQKLRILIEDSDQNLKYLGLLAMSKILKTHPKSVQSHKDLILQCLDDKDESIRLRALDLLYGMVSKKNLMEIVKKLMIHVDKAEGTTYRDELLTKIIDICSQSNYQYITNFEWYISILVELTRLEGTRHGHLIASQMLDVAIRVKAIRRFAVSQMAMLLDNAHLLASNTQRNGICEVLYAAAWICGEFSEHLDEPQQTLEAMLRPKVTTLPGHIQAVYVQNMVKLYASILQQKEQAGEKEAAQEATQMMIERLPQFVQSADLEVQERASCILQLMKYILKLQIKEVPVAEEVSALFAGELNPVAPKAQKKVPVPEGLDLDAWINEPPSDSESEDEKPRTIFHDEEQRAPRHRLPEMDEEELARRREVRKQEQANNPFYIKSSPSPQKRYQDSPGVEHIPVVQIDLSVPLKVPGMPVSDQYVKLEEERRHQQKLEKDKKKKKLKKEKRGGRSRRPNSLHTESDEDIAPAQHVDIITEEMPENALPSDEDDKDPNDPYKALDIDLDRPLADSEKLPVQRHRNADVLKSPQETDVPPAEKKSKKPKKKEKKHKEKEREKEKRKEREKKSEEEDKKADEVDFWLSDAPAPAVAAETKTPPPESSMGAADGEEPDEAKKEVREEEAEEEEAGKKPSKHKKKKHKKEEKAKEKKSKKHHGSGEEVPTESVQNGDLDLEDEPLPPMSSYSILAENAYIKMTYDIQGNLQNDSQVTASVIFENKSGSFLKSMELNVLDSLNTKMLRPEGSSIHDGIPVPFQLPPGVSNEAQFVFTLQSIIMAQKLKGTLSFIVKDEEGSTHEKLDFKLHFSCASYLITTPCYSDAFAKLLESGDLHASSFKVDGITAPFHHILAKICFYHHFSVVERVGDCASMYSRSIQGHHVCLLVKKGENSVSLDGKCNEATLLGNLLSELKETLSKC